The proteins below are encoded in one region of Methanofollis aquaemaris:
- the ablB gene encoding putative beta-lysine N-acetyltransferase, with protein MSDVVVTIGKSRVQHGPANNRVYLIKLNPADSATMPDRLLTLAREHGYTKVFCRVHAGALEAFLKAGYQIEAQAPELFRGVEDGYFLSYFLDPTRERIKVPFPPVPPTKTGVCLPPPLPPGYRVREAGEEDAGSLAALYKQNFETYPFPIDDPAYIISAMREQVRFFVVEREQDGGVDVVGASSAEMDPAGKSVEMTDMAISPSCRGLGLSVHLLHAMEAEMRRAGMIVAYTISRAAWEPVNRLFASAGYRYGGTMVNNTQICGRCESMHLWYRRLDRPA; from the coding sequence ATGTCTGATGTAGTGGTGACCATCGGGAAGTCGCGGGTTCAGCATGGCCCGGCCAACAACCGGGTCTACCTGATCAAACTCAACCCTGCAGATAGCGCCACAATGCCCGACCGTCTCCTGACCCTTGCACGGGAGCACGGGTACACCAAGGTCTTCTGCCGTGTCCATGCGGGGGCGCTGGAGGCGTTTCTCAAGGCGGGGTACCAGATCGAGGCGCAGGCACCGGAACTCTTCCGCGGGGTGGAAGACGGCTACTTTCTCAGTTATTTCCTCGACCCGACAAGGGAGAGGATCAAGGTGCCTTTCCCACCCGTCCCACCCACGAAGACCGGGGTATGCCTCCCTCCTCCTCTCCCGCCGGGGTATAGAGTGAGAGAGGCGGGCGAAGAGGACGCCGGGAGTCTGGCCGCCCTCTATAAACAGAACTTCGAGACCTATCCGTTCCCGATCGACGACCCTGCCTACATCATATCGGCGATGAGAGAGCAGGTCAGGTTCTTCGTCGTCGAGCGCGAGCAGGACGGCGGGGTGGACGTGGTCGGGGCCTCGTCCGCCGAGATGGACCCGGCGGGCAAAAGTGTGGAGATGACCGACATGGCGATCAGTCCGTCCTGCCGGGGCCTCGGGCTCTCGGTGCATCTCCTGCATGCGATGGAGGCGGAGATGCGGCGGGCCGGGATGATCGTCGCCTACACCATCTCTCGGGCGGCGTGGGAACCGGTCAACCGCCTTTTTGCCAGCGCCGGGTACCGTTACGGTGGTACGATGGTCAACAACACCCAGATCTGCGGGCGGTGTGAGTCGATGCATCTCTGGTACCGGCGACTGGACCGCCCCGCATAA
- a CDS encoding flavodoxin family protein — MKVTAFVGSPRPGGNTEVLVREALQGAEDAGAETTLIYLNDAAFLDCQGCGFCNDGGTCKLEDDMTGLYQMIEETDGIILGSPVYFGMVSGITKSFIDRWYAFMGPEFTSRLRPGKKAAIILAQGDPNPDVYGPMATHLAVTMEFFGIEVAAPLVGAGLLDVGDAAKDGELMRRAYELGKRLASG, encoded by the coding sequence ATGAAAGTCACTGCGTTTGTCGGGAGCCCGCGGCCTGGCGGGAACACCGAGGTGCTGGTCAGAGAGGCCCTCCAGGGTGCGGAGGACGCCGGGGCCGAGACGACCCTGATTTACCTCAACGATGCGGCCTTTCTGGACTGTCAGGGCTGCGGCTTCTGCAATGACGGCGGGACATGCAAACTTGAGGACGACATGACCGGCCTCTACCAGATGATCGAGGAGACCGACGGGATCATCCTGGGCTCGCCGGTCTACTTCGGGATGGTGAGCGGGATCACCAAGAGCTTCATCGACCGGTGGTACGCCTTTATGGGCCCTGAGTTCACCTCAAGGCTCAGGCCCGGCAAGAAAGCGGCGATCATCCTTGCGCAGGGCGACCCGAACCCCGACGTCTACGGCCCCATGGCCACCCACCTTGCCGTCACCATGGAGTTCTTCGGCATCGAGGTGGCGGCGCCCCTCGTCGGTGCGGGACTTCTTGATGTCGGCGACGCGGCAAAGGATGGGGAACTCATGCGGCGGGCCTATGAACTGGGGAAGCGCCTCGCCTCAGGCTGA
- a CDS encoding MFS transporter — protein sequence MVQPTKIGRAGPSLITYLSIIGFFAIFSTTISKNPVLPLFSSALGADETMIGLIAFVSPAAGILFSFPVGVMADRLGPRRLLIASGAVFLSAPLLYLLVVDPLWLIPVRFFHGLATAILGPVAAMMIYSAYPDAKGEKSGIYSSATLVGRTIAPLVGGILISLFAASAGLLNYRIVYVAAFLASLPVVFLILGIKEGRASEGGESRVTLGEFGERLAGFGKNRLLLSTALVEMATYFAFGIFETWLPLYLTGIGVQEYLIGLLFALQVLAIALSKPFFGALSDRTGRRAQIVLGLLAIAGCIAAVPLTAAVPVVMAIGVLFGLALSLVTVSTGAYVADVARTQELGASVGALGSIMDIGHASGPLVAGIVIGSVGYAAGFAVPAALALAVAALFVLAGKAGAESAKR from the coding sequence ATGGTGCAACCGACAAAAATCGGACGGGCGGGCCCGTCCCTCATCACCTATCTCTCGATCATCGGGTTCTTCGCGATCTTCTCCACGACCATCTCGAAAAACCCCGTGCTCCCCCTCTTCTCCAGCGCCCTCGGCGCGGACGAGACGATGATCGGCCTCATCGCCTTCGTCTCCCCCGCGGCCGGGATCCTCTTCTCCTTCCCGGTCGGAGTGATGGCCGACCGCCTCGGCCCGCGGCGTCTTCTGATCGCCTCGGGTGCCGTCTTCCTCTCCGCCCCGCTCCTGTACCTCCTCGTCGTCGACCCCCTCTGGCTCATCCCGGTCAGGTTCTTCCACGGCCTCGCGACCGCCATCCTCGGCCCGGTCGCCGCGATGATGATCTACTCGGCCTACCCTGATGCGAAGGGAGAGAAGAGCGGCATCTACTCCTCTGCCACCCTCGTCGGGAGGACGATCGCCCCGCTCGTGGGCGGCATCCTCATCTCGCTCTTCGCGGCCTCGGCCGGGCTCCTGAACTACCGCATCGTCTATGTCGCGGCCTTCCTCGCCTCGCTCCCGGTCGTCTTCCTCATCCTCGGGATCAAGGAAGGAAGGGCGTCCGAGGGCGGCGAGAGCCGGGTCACCCTCGGCGAGTTCGGCGAACGCCTCGCGGGCTTCGGGAAAAATCGTCTTCTCCTCTCCACTGCGCTGGTGGAGATGGCGACCTACTTCGCCTTCGGGATCTTCGAGACCTGGCTCCCCCTGTACCTCACCGGCATCGGGGTGCAGGAGTACCTCATCGGCCTCCTCTTCGCCCTCCAGGTGCTGGCCATCGCCCTCTCCAAACCCTTCTTCGGGGCGCTCTCCGACCGGACCGGCCGGCGGGCGCAGATCGTGCTCGGCCTCCTCGCGATCGCCGGGTGCATCGCCGCCGTCCCCCTCACCGCCGCGGTGCCGGTGGTGATGGCGATCGGAGTCCTCTTCGGCCTCGCCCTCTCCCTGGTCACCGTCTCCACCGGCGCCTATGTCGCCGACGTCGCCCGCACCCAGGAACTCGGCGCCTCGGTCGGGGCGCTCGGTTCGATCATGGACATCGGCCATGCCTCAGGCCCTCTCGTCGCCGGCATCGTCATCGGGAGCGTCGGATATGCGGCCGGGTTCGCTGTCCCGGCGGCCCTTGCCCTGGCCGTCGCCGCCCTCTTCGTCCTGGCCGGGAAGGCCGGGGCGGAGAGCGCAAAAAGATGA
- a CDS encoding peptidylprolyl isomerase, with the protein MAEAHELIERIKSGEDFEALARKHSICPSGKDGGKLGWFGKGQMVPPFEKAAFAGKEGEVVGPVKTQFGWHVIRINGKK; encoded by the coding sequence ATGGCAGAGGCGCATGAACTGATCGAGCGGATCAAATCAGGAGAGGACTTCGAGGCCCTCGCACGGAAACACTCCATCTGCCCGTCCGGAAAAGACGGAGGGAAACTTGGATGGTTCGGGAAGGGGCAGATGGTTCCGCCCTTCGAGAAGGCTGCATTTGCAGGGAAGGAAGGCGAGGTCGTCGGGCCGGTGAAGACTCAGTTCGGCTGGCACGTCATCCGGATCAACGGCAAGAAATAA
- a CDS encoding rubredoxin, with amino-acid sequence MYRCTKCGYVYNPKTGDQTQGIAPNTPFEDLPETWVCPRCNAPKSAFEPID; translated from the coding sequence ATGTACAGGTGCACCAAGTGCGGTTATGTCTATAACCCGAAGACCGGGGACCAGACGCAGGGGATCGCCCCAAACACCCCCTTCGAGGATCTGCCTGAAACCTGGGTCTGTCCCCGATGCAACGCCCCCAAAAGTGCCTTTGAACCTATCGATTAA
- a CDS encoding protease inhibitor I42 family protein, with protein MKAKILAGVVLLVLAASLIGAGCTSADQQETPETTPVPETTTNETPAPTENTTIGMPNPAAVWCQEMGYGYEIRKDADGSEYGVCIFENGTEMDAWEAYRAAMATPAFVFNETADNTSVEVSLGSIVQVDLRANPTTGYEWNATLTDGLTLLNDTYTVDPHPEGMVGVGGTHTWLIEAAGEGNQTFSAIYKRPWENTTGTETNFSLVLKVVPRA; from the coding sequence ATGAAAGCAAAGATCCTTGCCGGAGTCGTCCTCCTGGTCCTTGCCGCCTCTCTGATCGGTGCAGGATGCACCTCGGCGGACCAGCAGGAGACTCCAGAGACTACGCCTGTCCCTGAGACGACGACGAACGAAACGCCGGCCCCGACCGAGAACACGACCATCGGGATGCCGAACCCCGCCGCGGTCTGGTGCCAGGAGATGGGCTATGGGTATGAGATCAGGAAGGACGCCGACGGGAGCGAATACGGCGTCTGCATCTTCGAGAACGGCACTGAGATGGACGCATGGGAGGCATACCGCGCCGCCATGGCAACACCTGCCTTCGTCTTCAACGAGACCGCAGACAACACCTCTGTCGAGGTGAGCCTCGGGAGCATCGTGCAGGTCGACCTGCGGGCGAACCCGACGACCGGATATGAGTGGAACGCCACCCTCACCGACGGACTGACCCTCCTCAACGACACCTACACCGTCGACCCCCACCCCGAGGGCATGGTCGGTGTCGGCGGGACGCACACCTGGCTCATCGAAGCCGCCGGTGAGGGCAACCAGACCTTCTCTGCGATCTACAAACGTCCGTGGGAGAACACGACCGGGACCGAGACGAACTTCTCCCTTGTTCTCAAGGTAGTCCCCAGGGCCTGA
- a CDS encoding DNA methyltransferase — MRPTSLDDYFEDFTAADGTPTRHDEATCGGVTVPRYANEFWTARQRQASSIHEVSYRACFKPQLPRFFIDLLTRPGDLVYDPFSGRGTTAVEAALLGRRVAANDANPLSGILARPRLSPPDLDEVRARLEEIPRGVGLCAGTDLSMFYHPKTEGELVALRSYLIGRGDEEDAVDRWIRMVATTRLTGHSRGFFSVYTLPPNQAVSPESQRRINTKRGQVPEYRDTHALILRKSRRLLGRMSKEELSALRRAGEDALFLTGDAASTPRLPSGSVALTVTSPPFLDIVQYAKDNWLRCWFNGLDARAIGEGITMARTVREWEETMGQVFAELFRVTKPGGRVAFEVGEVRNGSVSLDEHVVPLGAGVGFVPEGVMVNTQVFTKTSNIWGIRNNRGGTNTNRIVLFRKPGRC, encoded by the coding sequence ATGCGACCGACCTCCCTCGACGACTACTTTGAGGACTTCACCGCGGCCGACGGCACGCCGACCCGCCATGACGAGGCGACCTGTGGAGGCGTGACGGTCCCGCGGTATGCAAATGAGTTCTGGACGGCGCGGCAGAGGCAGGCGTCGTCGATCCACGAGGTCTCGTACCGGGCGTGTTTCAAGCCCCAACTCCCGCGGTTTTTCATCGATCTTCTTACCCGGCCAGGGGACCTCGTCTACGATCCCTTCAGCGGGCGGGGGACAACGGCGGTCGAGGCCGCGCTGCTCGGCCGACGGGTCGCCGCAAACGATGCCAATCCGCTCTCCGGGATCCTGGCGCGTCCCCGTCTCTCCCCACCCGACCTCGACGAGGTGCGAGCGCGGCTGGAGGAGATCCCGCGGGGTGTGGGGCTGTGTGCCGGGACCGATCTCTCGATGTTCTATCACCCGAAGACCGAGGGGGAACTGGTGGCCCTCCGCTCGTACCTGATCGGCCGGGGCGACGAGGAGGACGCCGTCGACCGCTGGATCAGGATGGTGGCGACCACCAGGCTCACCGGCCACTCGAGGGGGTTCTTCTCGGTCTACACTCTCCCGCCAAACCAGGCGGTCTCGCCGGAGAGTCAGCGGCGGATCAACACAAAGCGCGGCCAGGTGCCTGAATACCGCGACACCCATGCCCTCATTCTCCGGAAGTCCCGGCGGCTCCTCGGGCGGATGAGTAAGGAAGAACTCTCGGCCCTCCGCCGCGCCGGAGAGGACGCCCTCTTTCTCACCGGCGACGCCGCCTCGACGCCTCGTCTCCCTTCAGGTTCGGTCGCCCTCACCGTCACCTCGCCCCCCTTTCTCGATATCGTTCAGTACGCAAAGGACAACTGGCTCAGGTGCTGGTTCAACGGCCTGGACGCCAGGGCGATCGGCGAGGGGATCACTATGGCGAGGACGGTCAGGGAGTGGGAGGAGACGATGGGCCAGGTCTTTGCCGAACTCTTCAGGGTGACAAAGCCCGGCGGCCGGGTCGCCTTCGAGGTCGGCGAGGTGCGTAACGGCAGCGTCTCTCTCGACGAGCACGTCGTCCCGCTCGGGGCGGGGGTCGGGTTCGTGCCTGAGGGCGTGATGGTCAATACCCAGGTCTTCACCAAGACCTCGAACATCTGGGGGATCAGGAACAACCGGGGAGGGACGAACACGAACCGGATTGTTCTTTTCAGGAAACCGGGGCGCTGTTGA
- the ruvC gene encoding crossover junction endodeoxyribonuclease RuvC, with the protein MIVIGIDPGVARTGYGVLRKGSRYPVPLDYGCIETAADRSQPERLLEIYERVSALFDEYEPAWVVLEKLFFSKNVTTAMRVSEARGILLLAAEQRKIPIAEYTPNQIKQAVTGSGRADKHQVQEMMRRLLRLREVPQPDDTADGLAVALCHINMVR; encoded by the coding sequence ATGATCGTGATCGGTATTGACCCCGGCGTGGCGAGGACCGGGTACGGCGTCCTCAGGAAGGGCAGCCGGTACCCCGTGCCGCTGGACTACGGCTGTATCGAGACCGCGGCCGACCGCAGTCAGCCCGAGCGTCTGCTGGAGATCTACGAGCGCGTATCCGCACTCTTCGACGAGTACGAACCCGCATGGGTCGTCCTGGAAAAACTGTTCTTCTCCAAAAACGTCACGACTGCTATGCGCGTCAGCGAGGCGCGAGGCATCCTCCTCCTCGCCGCCGAGCAGCGCAAGATACCGATCGCCGAGTACACCCCCAACCAGATCAAACAGGCGGTCACCGGTTCGGGGCGTGCCGACAAACACCAGGTGCAGGAGATGATGAGGCGGCTGCTCAGGTTGCGGGAAGTGCCGCAGCCCGACGACACCGCCGACGGTCTTGCCGTCGCTCTCTGCCACATCAATATGGTACGATAA
- the ruvA gene encoding Holliday junction branch migration protein RuvA has product MIAHLSGELASTGERWVVIDVGGVGYRVQVTEPALATLKQTRGRVMLHTHMAVRDDDIQLFGFLYPGELELFTILIGVSGIGPQIAMNILSRISFEEFALAILNDDEKVLTRIPGIGPKSAKRLILELKEKMKKHAATLSLDRRPAAVCDAASALVSLGFSAHEAQEAIDAVLPGLGEGPTVQALIRAALASLRGRGSA; this is encoded by the coding sequence ATGATCGCACACCTTTCCGGAGAACTGGCATCCACCGGCGAGCGGTGGGTGGTGATCGACGTCGGCGGCGTCGGGTACCGCGTGCAGGTGACCGAACCTGCACTGGCGACTCTCAAGCAGACGCGAGGGCGCGTCATGCTCCACACGCACATGGCGGTCCGCGACGACGACATCCAGTTGTTCGGGTTTCTCTATCCCGGCGAACTCGAACTTTTCACGATCCTGATCGGGGTCAGCGGCATCGGGCCGCAGATCGCCATGAACATCCTCTCCAGGATCTCGTTCGAGGAGTTCGCCCTTGCCATCCTCAACGACGACGAGAAGGTGCTCACCCGGATCCCCGGCATCGGCCCGAAGAGTGCGAAACGGCTCATCCTTGAACTGAAGGAGAAGATGAAGAAACATGCGGCGACGCTCTCCCTTGACCGGCGTCCCGCGGCGGTCTGCGACGCGGCGAGCGCCCTGGTGTCGCTCGGGTTTTCAGCGCACGAGGCGCAGGAAGCGATCGACGCCGTCCTGCCCGGTCTGGGCGAAGGCCCGACGGTGCAGGCCCTGATACGCGCTGCACTGGCATCTCTGCGGGGGCGCGGGTCGGCATGA
- the kamA gene encoding lysine 2,3-aminomutase, whose product MITDTTTAHEIAMRIDADMAVSRWKDWRWQVSHSVRDIKTFERALGITFPPEERVELERTVERFPLCVTPYYLSLIDPEDFRNDPVFMQCFPSVRELDVEDYDLSDPLAEDADMAAPCITHRYPDRVLFLISNICAMYCRHCTRKRKVGDTDSVPVREEIDAGLAYIRDHPEVRDVLLSGGDPLMLPDESLDRILTELDAIEHVEVVRIGTRVPVVLPYRITPDLIEMLGRHHPLWINTHFNHPKEFTASSEEALGKLADAGMPLGNQTVLLANVNDCPRLQRTLAHKLVRNRVRPYYLYQCDLSEGLSHFRTSVARGIEIIENLIGHTSGFAVPTYVVDAPGGGGKIPLMPNYVLSWADNKVVLRNYEGVITTYQEPKDYSPVYCDGNCKECTLQLKEESAEEPGPVGIARILSDLDETSTLVPEHTERMERRSDV is encoded by the coding sequence ATGATCACCGACACGACGACAGCACATGAGATCGCCATGCGAATCGATGCCGACATGGCTGTTTCCAGGTGGAAAGATTGGCGCTGGCAGGTCAGCCACTCGGTCAGAGACATCAAGACCTTCGAGCGGGCTCTCGGTATCACCTTCCCCCCCGAAGAACGGGTCGAACTGGAGCGGACGGTCGAGAGGTTCCCCCTCTGTGTCACCCCCTATTACCTCTCTCTCATCGACCCCGAGGACTTCAGAAACGATCCCGTCTTCATGCAGTGTTTCCCCTCGGTCAGGGAACTCGACGTAGAGGACTACGATCTCTCTGACCCCCTGGCCGAGGACGCCGACATGGCGGCACCCTGCATCACCCACCGGTACCCGGACCGGGTGCTCTTCCTGATCTCAAATATCTGTGCGATGTACTGTCGGCATTGCACCAGGAAACGAAAGGTCGGCGACACTGACTCGGTCCCGGTCAGAGAGGAGATCGATGCCGGCCTCGCCTATATCAGAGATCATCCCGAGGTGCGCGACGTCCTCCTCTCGGGCGGCGACCCCCTCATGCTCCCTGACGAGAGCCTCGACCGGATCCTCACCGAACTCGACGCCATCGAGCATGTGGAAGTGGTGCGGATCGGCACCCGCGTGCCGGTCGTCCTCCCCTACCGGATCACCCCCGACCTCATTGAGATGCTCGGCCGCCACCACCCCCTCTGGATCAACACCCACTTCAACCACCCCAAAGAGTTCACTGCCTCTTCAGAGGAAGCGCTCGGGAAACTTGCCGACGCCGGCATGCCCCTCGGCAACCAGACGGTTCTCCTCGCCAATGTCAATGACTGCCCGCGGCTGCAACGCACTCTTGCTCACAAACTGGTCAGAAACCGGGTCCGCCCCTATTATCTCTACCAGTGCGACCTCTCGGAAGGTCTCTCTCATTTCAGAACCTCGGTCGCCAGGGGGATCGAGATCATCGAGAACCTGATCGGGCATACGAGCGGGTTTGCGGTGCCGACCTATGTGGTCGACGCACCGGGCGGCGGGGGCAAGATCCCTCTGATGCCAAACTACGTCCTCTCCTGGGCCGACAACAAGGTGGTGCTGCGCAACTACGAGGGAGTGATCACCACCTACCAGGAGCCCAAGGACTACTCTCCGGTCTACTGCGACGGAAACTGCAAGGAGTGCACCCTTCAGCTCAAGGAAGAAAGTGCCGAAGAACCGGGACCGGTCGGGATCGCCAGGATCCTCTCAGACCTCGACGAGACCTCGACCCTGGTCCCAGAGCATACCGAACGGATGGAGCGGCGCAGCGATGTCTGA
- a CDS encoding response regulator produces the protein MPPYPPAEIRVLAVDDDPGLLDIIRIFLESTGNIVVSRDMCARDALYTLETEYFDVCISDFDMPGMNGVQFIRKIREDGYDLPCILMTGNRRKEVHDAALGAGAWCVIQKGGKGPAFFSELAEAVKEAAERGPTSGYPGVRTSDGGRDVRLTVKGGADVS, from the coding sequence ATGCCCCCATACCCCCCTGCTGAGATCCGCGTCCTCGCGGTAGACGATGATCCGGGACTTCTCGATATTATCAGAATTTTTCTCGAAAGCACCGGCAATATCGTCGTTTCCCGGGACATGTGTGCCAGAGATGCCCTTTATACCCTTGAAACAGAATATTTCGATGTTTGTATCTCAGACTTCGATATGCCCGGCATGAACGGAGTCCAGTTCATCAGAAAGATCCGGGAAGACGGCTATGACCTCCCCTGTATCCTGATGACAGGGAACAGACGGAAAGAAGTGCATGACGCTGCCCTCGGCGCCGGTGCATGGTGTGTGATCCAGAAGGGTGGGAAAGGCCCGGCCTTCTTCAGTGAACTTGCAGAGGCCGTAAAAGAGGCTGCAGAAAGAGGACCGACCAGCGGCTATCCGGGAGTCAGAACCAGTGACGGCGGCCGTGATGTTCGCCTGACAGTCAAGGGAGGAGCGGACGTTTCCTGA
- a CDS encoding TIGR04084 family radical SAM/SPASM domain-containing protein has protein sequence MEQMYYHLILTDACNLCCSYCRAKDFEESDPFGRWIAFDEDVPPELSFDLRDLYRFLSQDSGAVLTFYGGEPLLRLDLVREVMDHAPIGRFMLQTNALLLDRLEPEYRNRFSTVLVSIDGPEVLTDAHRGKGVYRRVMENVHALLDGGYTGELIARMTITEKTDIEKAVLYLSENSDHSFSSIHWQIDADFWGDYSKRDFGRWAAGSYNPGIRRLVGHWVERMKEGTVPTWYPFLGVTADLLLGREGGLRCGCGYANYTVMTDGTIIPCPCMVGMRDWYLGNVATTRPQDLPEVSVEGPCTACDLIDFCGGRCLYSSILRPWPEVGRHMVCGTVRNLRDAVVSSLPEIRELIREGVVSLDDFAYERYNGCEIIP, from the coding sequence ATGGAGCAGATGTATTACCACCTCATTCTCACCGACGCTTGCAATCTCTGCTGCTCGTACTGTCGGGCCAAGGACTTCGAAGAGAGCGACCCCTTCGGGAGGTGGATAGCCTTTGATGAGGATGTCCCGCCCGAACTCTCCTTCGACCTCAGAGATCTCTATCGTTTCCTCTCACAAGACTCTGGTGCCGTACTCACCTTCTATGGGGGCGAACCGCTGTTGCGCCTTGACCTCGTCAGAGAGGTGATGGACCATGCCCCGATCGGACGGTTCATGCTCCAGACCAACGCCCTTCTCCTCGACCGCCTGGAACCCGAGTATCGGAACCGCTTCTCGACGGTCCTGGTCTCCATCGACGGCCCCGAAGTTCTCACCGACGCCCACCGCGGGAAAGGTGTCTACCGGAGGGTGATGGAAAATGTGCATGCTCTCCTCGATGGGGGTTACACCGGCGAACTTATCGCCAGGATGACCATCACGGAGAAGACCGATATCGAGAAGGCGGTTCTCTATCTCTCAGAAAACTCTGACCACTCGTTCTCCTCGATCCACTGGCAGATCGACGCCGATTTCTGGGGCGACTACTCGAAGCGGGACTTCGGTCGCTGGGCGGCCGGGTCGTACAACCCCGGCATCCGCCGCCTGGTCGGCCACTGGGTGGAGAGGATGAAGGAGGGAACAGTTCCGACATGGTACCCCTTCCTCGGCGTGACCGCCGACCTCCTCCTCGGTCGGGAGGGGGGGTTGCGGTGCGGATGCGGGTATGCGAACTACACGGTCATGACTGACGGGACGATCATCCCGTGCCCCTGCATGGTCGGGATGCGGGATTGGTATCTCGGCAATGTGGCGACGACCAGACCGCAGGATCTGCCCGAAGTGTCGGTCGAAGGGCCCTGCACCGCCTGCGACCTTATCGACTTCTGTGGGGGGAGGTGCCTGTACTCCAGTATCCTCCGCCCCTGGCCGGAGGTTGGGCGGCACATGGTCTGCGGGACGGTCCGAAACCTCCGCGATGCCGTCGTCTCGTCTCTCCCCGAGATCAGGGAACTGATCAGGGAAGGGGTCGTCTCCCTGGACGACTTTGCGTACGAGCGATACAATGGCTGCGAGATCATTCCGTGA
- the ruvB gene encoding Holliday junction branch migration DNA helicase RuvB, whose amino-acid sequence MNERIPSPDMLPDETDEAGIRPGSLDEFVGQPQIKETLAIAIEAAKKRGESLDHILFSGPPGLGKTTLAGIVAREMGVGIRSTSGPVLDRPGDLAAQLTALSRGDVLFIDEIHRLNPVVEEILYPAMEDNCIDVMIGEGPGARSVPLPLEEFTLVGATTKIGLLGSPLRDRFGLVFRLNLYEVADLVGIVQRSALIMQTPITPDGAQEIAKRSRGTPRIANRLLRRVRDFAMVRGDGTIDGETADRALTMLGIDSLGLDDLDRRILTVIADDFGGGPVGARTIAISIGEEVRTVEEVYEPYLIQIGFLKRTPQGRETTEAARRHIRLF is encoded by the coding sequence ATGAACGAACGCATCCCTTCACCGGATATGCTCCCGGACGAGACCGACGAGGCGGGGATCAGGCCGGGGTCGCTGGACGAGTTCGTGGGGCAACCCCAGATCAAGGAGACACTTGCCATCGCCATCGAGGCGGCGAAGAAACGGGGGGAGTCTCTCGATCATATCCTCTTCTCCGGGCCTCCGGGCCTTGGCAAGACGACGCTTGCCGGGATTGTGGCGCGGGAGATGGGGGTCGGGATCAGGAGTACCTCAGGGCCAGTGCTGGACCGTCCGGGCGACCTTGCCGCTCAGTTGACGGCGCTCTCTCGCGGCGACGTCCTCTTCATCGACGAGATCCACCGTCTCAACCCGGTGGTCGAGGAGATTCTCTATCCGGCGATGGAGGACAACTGCATCGATGTGATGATTGGCGAGGGACCGGGGGCGCGGTCGGTGCCGCTCCCGCTTGAGGAGTTCACGCTGGTCGGTGCGACGACGAAGATCGGGTTGCTGGGATCTCCGCTCAGGGACCGGTTCGGTCTGGTCTTCCGCCTCAACCTCTATGAAGTGGCCGACCTGGTGGGGATCGTGCAGCGGAGCGCTCTGATCATGCAGACCCCGATCACCCCGGACGGAGCGCAAGAGATTGCGAAGCGGAGTCGGGGAACGCCGAGGATCGCAAACCGGCTTCTCAGGAGGGTGCGGGACTTTGCGATGGTCAGGGGCGACGGCACCATCGACGGCGAGACGGCCGACCGTGCACTGACGATGCTCGGCATCGACAGTCTGGGCCTCGACGATCTCGATCGCCGGATCCTCACGGTGATCGCCGACGATTTCGGCGGCGGCCCGGTGGGTGCGAGGACGATCGCCATCTCGATCGGCGAGGAGGTGCGGACGGTCGAGGAGGTCTACGAGCCGTACCTGATCCAGATCGGGTTTCTCAAGCGGACCCCGCAAGGGCGGGAGACGACCGAGGCCGCACGGCGGCACATCAGGTTGTTCTGA